Proteins from a genomic interval of Kitasatospora kifunensis:
- the ngcE gene encoding N-acetylglucosamine/diacetylchitobiose ABC transporter substrate-binding protein, producing MGSATEYNRRDIFKRAAAVTVMAAAGGPLLAACAAGGGSGSGSGGGATATGSATNPFGVKSSDPLDVVIFNGGYGDDYAKAIEGIYKATYTGANIAHLATQEISGKLQPRFNAGNPPDVIDDSGAQQMKIDVLEKASQLTDLTVLLDAPYRDDTSKKIRDVLLPGTVEQGTIDGKMYSLNYVYTVYGLWYSNKLFKEKGWTPPKTWDDFITLCGTIKAAGIAPFCHQGKYPYYANYLILDLIAKQGGLDLVKRIDALDPTAWDDPAALAGVSAFFEIMQKDYLLTGTNGMTHTESQTAWCQGKAAFIPCGSWLENEMIKITPADFDMAFLPVPSQNGDKLPQVAVRAGAGEPFIVPSKAKNQAGGLEFLRIMLTKEASGKFAASANSLTVLKDGIGPDVVLKPGTKSSAAAVTAAGTNTFNFTYPDLQTAFDQALQDATNELVNSRMTPQQWIAAAKAATSKKV from the coding sequence ATGGGCTCTGCAACTGAGTACAACCGCCGCGACATCTTCAAGCGCGCGGCCGCTGTCACCGTCATGGCGGCCGCAGGCGGCCCACTGCTGGCCGCCTGCGCCGCCGGTGGCGGCAGTGGCAGCGGTAGCGGTGGCGGCGCCACGGCCACCGGCTCGGCCACCAACCCCTTCGGGGTCAAGTCGAGCGACCCGCTGGACGTCGTGATCTTCAACGGCGGCTACGGCGACGACTACGCCAAGGCCATCGAGGGCATCTACAAGGCCACCTACACCGGCGCCAACATCGCCCACCTGGCGACCCAGGAGATCAGCGGCAAGCTCCAGCCGCGCTTCAACGCTGGCAACCCGCCGGACGTCATCGACGACTCGGGCGCCCAGCAGATGAAGATCGACGTGCTGGAGAAGGCGAGCCAGCTCACCGACCTCACCGTGCTGCTCGACGCGCCCTACCGGGACGACACGTCGAAGAAGATCCGCGACGTGCTGCTGCCGGGCACCGTCGAGCAGGGCACCATCGACGGCAAGATGTACTCGCTGAACTACGTCTACACCGTCTACGGCCTGTGGTACTCCAACAAGCTCTTCAAGGAGAAGGGCTGGACCCCGCCCAAGACCTGGGACGACTTCATCACCCTCTGCGGCACCATCAAGGCCGCCGGCATCGCGCCCTTCTGCCACCAGGGCAAGTACCCGTACTACGCCAACTACCTGATCCTGGACCTGATCGCCAAGCAGGGCGGCCTGGACCTGGTGAAGCGGATCGACGCGCTCGACCCGACCGCCTGGGACGACCCGGCGGCGCTCGCCGGCGTCAGCGCGTTCTTCGAGATCATGCAGAAGGACTACCTGCTCACGGGCACCAACGGCATGACCCACACCGAGTCGCAGACCGCCTGGTGCCAGGGCAAGGCCGCCTTCATCCCGTGCGGGTCCTGGCTCGAGAACGAGATGATCAAGATCACCCCGGCCGACTTCGACATGGCCTTCCTGCCGGTGCCCTCGCAGAACGGCGACAAGCTCCCGCAGGTCGCCGTGCGGGCCGGCGCGGGTGAGCCGTTCATCGTGCCGAGCAAGGCCAAGAACCAGGCCGGCGGCCTGGAGTTCCTGCGGATCATGCTGACCAAGGAGGCCTCGGGCAAGTTCGCCGCGTCCGCCAACTCGCTGACCGTGCTCAAGGACGGCATCGGCCCCGACGTGGTGCTCAAGCCGGGTACGAAGTCCTCGGCGGCGGCGGTCACCGCCGCCGGCACCAACACCTTCAACTTCACCTACCCGGACCTGCAGACCGCCTTCGACCAGGCGCTGCAGGACGCCACCAACGAGCTGGTCAACAGCCGGATGACCCCGCAGCAGTGGATCGCCGCGGCCAAGGCGGCGACCTCCAAGAAGGTCTGA
- a CDS encoding maleylpyruvate isomerase family mycothiol-dependent enzyme, producing the protein MRSDPWALIHAERRALLIDVQRLTPEQWTVFSLCAGRTVRDTLAHMAATARMTPPAFFTKLARARFRFDVMTDREIRELTHGRPATTLNAFAEQIDSTDHPPGPVDSWLGETVVHAEDIRRPLGIVHRYPEEALVRCADLYRGSNLLIGGKKRVDALHLTATDADWSAGEPGEGNEVRGPMIDLLLAITGRPAALETLSGTGVSTLAGRLSRR; encoded by the coding sequence ATGCGATCCGATCCCTGGGCGCTGATCCACGCCGAGCGGCGCGCGCTGCTCATCGACGTGCAGCGACTGACCCCCGAACAGTGGACAGTCTTCTCGCTCTGCGCGGGGCGTACGGTCCGCGACACCCTGGCGCACATGGCCGCCACCGCCCGGATGACGCCCCCGGCCTTCTTCACCAAGCTGGCCCGCGCCCGGTTCCGCTTCGACGTGATGACCGACCGCGAGATCCGCGAGCTGACCCATGGACGCCCGGCGACCACCCTGAACGCCTTCGCCGAGCAGATCGACTCCACCGACCACCCGCCGGGACCGGTGGACAGCTGGCTGGGCGAGACCGTGGTGCACGCCGAGGACATCCGGCGTCCGCTGGGCATCGTGCACCGCTACCCCGAGGAGGCGCTGGTCCGCTGCGCCGACCTCTACCGGGGTTCGAACCTGCTGATCGGCGGGAAGAAGCGAGTGGACGCGCTGCACCTGACGGCCACCGATGCCGACTGGTCGGCAGGGGAGCCGGGGGAGGGCAACGAGGTGCGCGGTCCGATGATCGACCTGCTGCTTGCGATCACCGGCCGCCCAGCCGCCTTGGAGACCCTCTCCGGTACGGGCGTGAGCACGCTCGCCGGCCGCCTGAGCCGTCGCTGA
- a CDS encoding carbohydrate ABC transporter permease, with the protein MRHRKYPFIVGFLIIPVVLYVVLVIWPYLQTFGYSLTDWSGVSQTMHFVGLQNYTKLFGDSVFLAALEHNMLLLIVLPIATILLALFFAFMLNVGGRGGTGGVQGVRGAAFYKVVFFFPQVLSVAILSVLFQAVYRTDDGGLLNGVLVKLGLEDANHPLQWLSDPNLTLWCIVGVLIWSGVGFYLVLFSAAMQNIPKDIYEAALLDGAKRTQTFLKITLPLLWETVQTAWVYLAIAAMDAFALVSTMTPGAYYGGGPNNHSEVMATYLMRNFITFGKAGYACAMGVVIFFITMILSVVSLRLTRRERIEF; encoded by the coding sequence ATGCGTCACCGCAAATACCCCTTCATCGTGGGGTTCCTCATCATCCCGGTCGTGCTCTACGTGGTGCTGGTCATCTGGCCGTACCTGCAGACCTTCGGCTACTCCCTGACCGACTGGTCCGGGGTCTCGCAGACGATGCACTTCGTCGGCCTGCAGAACTACACCAAGCTGTTCGGCGACAGCGTCTTCCTCGCCGCGCTGGAGCACAACATGCTCCTGCTGATCGTGTTGCCGATCGCCACCATCCTGCTGGCGCTGTTCTTCGCCTTCATGCTCAACGTCGGTGGCCGGGGCGGCACCGGTGGTGTGCAGGGCGTACGCGGCGCGGCCTTCTACAAGGTGGTCTTCTTCTTCCCGCAGGTCCTGTCGGTGGCCATCCTCTCGGTGCTCTTCCAGGCGGTCTACCGCACCGACGACGGCGGTCTGCTCAACGGTGTGCTGGTCAAGCTGGGTCTGGAGGACGCCAACCACCCCCTGCAGTGGCTCTCCGATCCCAACCTGACCCTGTGGTGCATCGTCGGGGTGCTGATCTGGTCGGGCGTCGGGTTCTACCTGGTGCTCTTCTCGGCCGCGATGCAGAACATCCCCAAGGACATCTACGAGGCGGCGCTGCTGGACGGCGCCAAGCGCACCCAGACCTTCTTGAAGATCACCCTCCCGCTGCTCTGGGAGACCGTGCAGACCGCGTGGGTGTACCTGGCCATCGCCGCCATGGACGCCTTCGCCCTGGTCTCCACCATGACGCCCGGCGCCTACTACGGCGGTGGTCCCAACAACCACTCCGAGGTCATGGCGACCTACCTGATGCGCAACTTCATCACCTTCGGCAAGGCCGGCTACGCCTGCGCCATGGGTGTGGTGATCTTCTTCATCACCATGATCCTGTCCGTCGTCTCGCTGCGTCTCACCCGCCGCGAGCGGATCGAGTTCTGA